The Pantoea sp. At-9b genome includes a window with the following:
- a CDS encoding EpsG family protein, which yields MMRMNKLMPLSLAMSMTIPLGGLVLSFLSLDKKGMNRLPFFVMSMFYFFLLIKIPPLGDLYRRYLEIHAYGPGTHFSDIASTHTDILLYVNGWIFQLLNIPFFFIPAFYGGLMCYLLLASFRNVTLIENAGKENRDISSTRLALTYFTVFSALNILNLVLGIRYGTALVFMIYAVTCYFSRSKLRCGVFVLLALLMHFSMSFVFLVFVASLFFKVDKKFVLPLSIFFWVLSSVALRSILPNLSFMGIGDYAMDGYVDGTFSATPNDSNTIFVALITRTLGLASFFFYLMSRGEVKGFDRFLNIYIPCCFIMSISYTAMGRYLNIAQYLLAIRICYTYLFSTGLDSQKFRLLLRNYLVVFALLSLLIINIYTQRRTLSMGGLWSYAWTSPVFLMNYTQQDFENYLNDIDYDGYWIKHR from the coding sequence ATGATGAGAATGAATAAGCTAATGCCCCTAAGCTTGGCGATGAGCATGACCATTCCATTAGGTGGATTGGTTCTGTCCTTTTTGTCACTGGATAAAAAAGGCATGAACCGGCTACCCTTTTTTGTCATGTCGATGTTCTATTTCTTTCTGTTGATCAAGATTCCGCCATTAGGCGATCTCTACAGGCGTTACCTGGAGATCCATGCTTATGGTCCGGGCACACATTTTTCTGATATTGCCAGTACCCATACGGATATCCTGCTGTATGTTAATGGCTGGATTTTTCAGCTACTGAACATTCCATTCTTTTTTATTCCTGCATTTTACGGTGGCTTGATGTGTTATTTACTTCTCGCATCGTTCCGTAATGTGACCCTGATAGAAAACGCGGGAAAAGAAAACAGAGACATTTCCTCGACCAGATTAGCCCTCACTTATTTTACCGTTTTTTCGGCGTTGAACATTTTAAACCTTGTACTGGGCATTCGCTATGGTACCGCACTGGTATTTATGATTTATGCCGTCACCTGCTACTTCAGCAGAAGTAAATTGCGCTGCGGTGTATTTGTGCTGCTTGCGCTACTGATGCATTTCTCTATGTCATTTGTGTTCCTGGTATTTGTGGCCAGTCTATTTTTCAAAGTTGATAAGAAATTTGTTTTACCGTTGAGCATTTTCTTCTGGGTGTTGAGTTCTGTGGCCTTACGCTCAATTCTGCCCAACTTATCTTTTATGGGCATTGGCGATTATGCCATGGATGGTTATGTTGACGGTACTTTTAGCGCAACGCCGAATGATAGCAACACCATTTTCGTCGCCCTTATTACCCGCACACTCGGATTGGCTTCTTTCTTTTTCTATCTGATGAGCCGGGGAGAGGTGAAAGGTTTTGATAGATTTTTGAATATCTACATTCCTTGTTGCTTCATCATGTCGATCTCTTATACCGCCATGGGGCGTTATCTCAACATTGCTCAGTATTTATTAGCAATCCGTATTTGCTATACCTATTTATTTTCAACCGGGCTTGATTCGCAAAAATTCCGCCTTCTTCTGAGAAATTACCTTGTGGTCTTCGCACTGCTCAGCCTGTTGATCATTAATATTTATACGCAACGCAGGACGTTATCAATGGGCGGGCTATGGTCTTACGCCTGGACAAGCCCGGTTTTCCTGATGAATTACACCCAACAGGACTTTGAGAATTATCTCAATGATATTGATTATGACGGCTACTGGATAAAACACAGATAA